In one Tripterygium wilfordii isolate XIE 37 chromosome 22, ASM1340144v1, whole genome shotgun sequence genomic region, the following are encoded:
- the LOC119992038 gene encoding endoglucanase 12 — translation MHSGNQWGGSFDIINSNSGESELEDRSRNMELDRGALHHHHHLDETQQSWLLGPPESNKNKHIDFGCIVCSRRALKWTLSSLAIAFLVIALPIIIVKTLPTHNPRPPPPDKYTLALQKALLFFNAQKSGRLPKSNGIYWRGNSGLQDGSELTDVKGGLVGGFYDAGDNSKFHFPMSYAMTMLSWSLIEYGHKYKSIQEYNHIRDLIKWGTDYLLLTFNSTAIKINKIYAQVGGSHNGSTIPDDHYCWERPEDMDYKRPVQTIYSGPDLAGEMAAAFAAASIVFQDNTAYSKKLIKAAQTVFAFARDSGKRSRYSVGNPYIEPYYNSTGYYDEYMWGATWLYYATGEANYILLATNPGMSKNSKAFYGIPDLSVPSWDNKLPAAMLLLTRFRIFLSPGYPYEDMLRMYHNVTSLTMCSYLQRYNVFNWTRGGMIQLKPGTPQPLQYVSTAAFLANLFADYLNATGVPGWNCGSEFIQSDVLRRFATSQIDYILGKNPMNMSYVVGYGTKFPRHVHHRGASIPDDKKRYSCTGGWKWKDSRNPNPNNITGAMVGGPDKFDRFNDVRNEYNYTEPSLAANAGLVAALASLTSSGGHGIDKNTIFQAVPPLYPQNPPPPPPWKP, via the exons ATGCATTCGGGGAACCAGTGGGGAGGGTCCTTCGATATAATAAACAGCAACAGCGGGGAGTCAGAACTGGAGGATAGGAGCCGAAACATGGAGTTGGACAGGGGAGCtctgcatcaccatcatcatctgGACGAGACCCAACAGAGCTGGCTTTTGGGGCCTCCGGAGAGCAACAAGAACAAGCACATCGACTTTGGCTGCATAGTCTGCAGCCGCAGGGCCTTGAAGTGGACTCTCTCTTCACTTGCCATCGCCTTTCTCGTCATTGCACTACCCATCATCATCGTCAAGACCCTTCCCACACACAACCCTCGCCCTCCTCCTCCTGACAAGTACACTCTTGCCCTCCAAAAGgctcttctcttcttcaatgccCAGAAAT CCGGGAGATTGCCCAAAAGCAATGGCATCTACTGGAGAGGGAATTCAGGGCTACAAGATGGAAGTGAGTTAACAGACGTGAAGGGAGGGCTAGTGGGGGGATTTTACGATGCCGGAGACAACAGCAAGTTCCATTTTCCCATGTCATATGCCATGACAATGTTAAGCTGGAGCCTAATTGAATATGGTCACAAATACAAATCCATTCAAGAGTATAACCACATCAGAGATCTTATCAAATGGGGCACCGATTACTTGCTCTTAACTTTCAACAGTACTGCCATCAAGATTAACAAAATCTATGCTCAG GTTGGCGGATCGCATAATGGTTCTACAATACCAGATGACCATTACTGCTGGGAGAGACCAGAAGACATGGACTATAAGCGACCAGTTCAAACAATATATTCAGGCCCTGACCTTGCCGGGGAAATGGCGGCAGCATTTGCGGCAGCTTCGATAGTGTTTCAAGACAACACTGCTTACTCAAAGAAGCTCATCAAGGCTGCTCAAACCGTCTTTGCCTTCGCCCGAGATTCTGGAAAAAGAAGCAGATACAGCGTGGGAAATCCTTACATTGAGCCTTACTACAATTCCACGGGCTACTATGATGAGTACATGTGGGGTGCTACCTGGCTCTACTATGCCACAGGAGAAGCTAACTACATTTTACTGGCAACAAATCCTGGAATGTCTAAGAACTCCAAGGCCTTTTACGGAATTCCAGACTTAAGTGTGCCAAGTTGGGATAACAAATTACCCGCAGCGATGCTCTTGCTGACACGGTTCCGGATATTCTTGAGTCCTGGCTACCCTTACGAGGATATGTTGCGGATGTACCATAATGTGACAAGCCTCACGATGTGCTCATATCTTCAAAGATACAACGTATTCAACTGGACTCGAG GTGGGATGATCCAACTGAAACCCGGAACTCCGCAACCTCTCCAATATGTGTCCACCGCAGCTTTCTTGGCTAATCTCTTTGCTGATTATTTGAATGCTACCGGCGTCCCAGGATGGAACTGTGGGTCTGAGTTCATTCAATCGGATGTCCTTAGGAGATTTGCAACCTCCCAG ATTGACTACATTTTGGGAAAGAACCCAATGAATATGAGCTACGTGGTCGGATACGGTACCAAGTTCCCCCGGCACGTGCATCACCGCGGGGCATCAATACCCGATGACAAGAAAAGGTACTCGTGCACAGGCGGATGGAAATGGAAAGACAGCCGTAACCCTAATCCTAACAACATAACAGGAGCCATGGTCGGAGGGCCAGATAAGTTTGACAGGTTCAATGATGTGCGGAACGAATATAACTACACTGAACCAAGTTTAGCTGCAAATGCAGGGCTAGTTGCTGCACTTGCATCCCTCACAAGCAGCGGTGGCCATGGCATTGATAAGAACACCATCTTTCAAGCAGTTCCACCACTTTATCCACAGAACCCACCACCCCCACCACCATGGAAACCTTGA